Below is a genomic region from Streptomyces sp. NBC_00461.
TCGCCGGGCACCGCCCCCCGGCCCCCGCCCCCCGTCCCCCAGTCAGAGCCGTTCAATGATCGTCACATTGGCCTGGCCGCCCCCCTCGCACATGGTCTGCAGGCCGAAGCGGGTGCCGGTGCGTTCCAGTTCGTGCAGCAGGGTTGTCATCAGCCTCGCGCCGGTCGCGCCGAGGGGGTGGCCGAGGGCGATGGCGCCGCCGTTGACGTTGACCTTCTCCGGGTCGGCGCCGGTCTCCTTCAGCCAGGCCAGGACGACCGGCGCGAAGGCCTCGTTGATCTCGACCAGATCGATGTCGTCGATCGTCAGGCCGGTCTTCTTCAGGGCGTGGGCGGTGGCCGGTATCGGTGCGGACAGCATGCGGATGGGGTCCTCGCCGCGCACGGAGAGGTGGTGCACGCGCGCGCGTGGCGTCAGCCCGTGCTCGCGCACCGCCCGCTCGGAGGCGAGCAGCATGGCCGCCGCGCCGTCGGAGACCTGTGAGGAGCAGGCGGCGGTGACGGTGCCGCCGTCGAGGACCGGCTTGAGTCCGGCCATCTTCTCCAGGGAGGTGTCCCGGCGGGGACCCTCGTCGACGGCGACCGAGCCGTGGGCGACGGTCTCCCGCTCGAAGCGGCCCTCGTCGATGGCCCGGAGCGCCCGCTGGTGCGACCGGAGCGCGAACTCCTCCTGGTCCTGGCGGCTGATGCCCCACTTCGCGGCGATCATCTCGGCCCCGGCGAACTGGTTCACCGGCCGGTCCCCGTACCGTGCCCGCCAGCCCTCGCTGCCCGCGAAGGGGCCCTGTGTGAAGCCCAGTGGCTCGGCGGCCTGGCGGGTCGCGAAGGCGATGGGGATCTGCGACATGTTCTGCACGCCGCCCGCTACCACCAGGTCCTGCGTGCCGGACAGCACGGCCTGCGCCGCGAAGTGCACGGCCTGCTGCGAGGAACCGCACTGCCGGTCGACCGTCACGCCCGGCACCTCCTCGGGCAGTCCGGCCGCCAGCCAGCAGGTCCGCGCGATGTCCCCGGCCTGCGGCCCCACCGCGTCCAGACAGCCGAAAACGACGTCCTCGACGGCGGCCGGTTCCACGCCCGAGCGGGCCATCAGCTCCTTCAGCACGTGGGCACCGAGGTCGGCGGGATGGACCCCGCTCAGCCCTCCCCGGCGCCGCCCGACGGGCGTGCGGACCGCTTCGACGATGTAGGCCTCGGCCATGACGACTCCCTCACGGAAAGGGGCACTTGGAAACGTGAAAGGGCTATGTGCGTACGGCGATCCCGTCCAGCACCATCGACAGGTACTGCCGGGCGATCTCCTCCGGGCTGTGCTGTCCGCCGGGCCGGTACCAGGACGCGGCCACCCACACGGTGTCGCGCACGAACCGGT
It encodes:
- a CDS encoding acetyl-CoA C-acetyltransferase; translated protein: MAEAYIVEAVRTPVGRRRGGLSGVHPADLGAHVLKELMARSGVEPAAVEDVVFGCLDAVGPQAGDIARTCWLAAGLPEEVPGVTVDRQCGSSQQAVHFAAQAVLSGTQDLVVAGGVQNMSQIPIAFATRQAAEPLGFTQGPFAGSEGWRARYGDRPVNQFAGAEMIAAKWGISRQDQEEFALRSHQRALRAIDEGRFERETVAHGSVAVDEGPRRDTSLEKMAGLKPVLDGGTVTAACSSQVSDGAAAMLLASERAVREHGLTPRARVHHLSVRGEDPIRMLSAPIPATAHALKKTGLTIDDIDLVEINEAFAPVVLAWLKETGADPEKVNVNGGAIALGHPLGATGARLMTTLLHELERTGTRFGLQTMCEGGGQANVTIIERL